In Bradyrhizobium sp. 200, the sequence TCCTGCTTCACCAGAAGCGAGTCGCGGTAGATCACATAGGCGCCGGCGTTGCGCTGGCTCTCCAGCGCGAACAGTTTTTCGTCATTGGCGCGCAGATGCGCGGCGCGATCGAGAATATGGGTGACGAAAGCGGGCCTTCCCAGCGGATATTTGTCGAATGCGGACATCTGTTCAACCCAACCAGATCTTGCGGCGAAGCGCGTTGATGAAATTCTGTACTTCCTCGGCGTCATGCGCCAGCGGCGGCATCACGCCCCAGACCGGGCGCGGCCAGGCCGCATCGCTGGTGCGCCGCGCGATGACGTGGACATGCAACTGCGGCACCAGATTGCCCAGTGCCGCGACATTGAGCTTGTCGCATCTGGTGACCTCTTTCAGGGCCCGCGAGACGCGTGAGATTTCGGTCATCAACTGCGCCTGCTCGACCTCGTCGAGGTCGATGATTTCCACCGCACCCTCCCGGCGCGGCACCAGCAGCAGCCACGGGTAATGCGCGTCCTTGATGACCA encodes:
- a CDS encoding HIT family protein → MPSDASAWSLHSQLKKDTIDIGDLPLCKVLVIKDAHYPWLLLVPRREGAVEIIDLDEVEQAQLMTEISRVSRALKEVTRCDKLNVAALGNLVPQLHVHVIARRTSDAAWPRPVWGVMPPLAHDAEEVQNFINALRRKIWLG